GTAGGTGTAATTAGGGTATGGAGCCAAACCGCATAATGACTGAAAAGTCAGTTTGTGAACAGCTGTTCTCTGCTGACACTCTGAACCAGGGTGAcaatttctgcactgaaatacTGGCAGTGCAATCTGCATTTACATGCTGTTTGCAGAATTCAGACTGAATGCTTGCAGTTGAAGATGCAAATACATGATGCAATCAGGTACTATTGAACAAGGAAACGGGTATAAATGATATCTGATTTGTGTTTATAACCTACAGCCTGGCAGCGTCAGTATGGTGGGGTGGCGTTGCTTAGATTTTGATAACTGTCTTCTGGCTAATTAGTGTATTTGCTAGCTATACTTCTAAATTGTCTCAACTTTGCCTCctccagggaaaacaaaatgaaggaacTAACGTCAAACAGTACAACCAATATATCTCAAGCCAGGAAAGCTGTGGAGCAATTAAAAATGGAAGCATACATGGATAGGATGAAGGTAAACTTAGGCGTACTGTTGATATTTTGagttcatttcatttgaattcaTTTGTGGTATAGATTCCCTATAATACTCCAAAAAGACTGGATTACCTGAAATCAAAATTCTGTGTTGAGGAATAGGACAGTATCAGGTCATAAATTCACCAATTAGAAAAACGGTATTTATGACTCAGAAATATTAGTACAACTGACACAAATACTCAGTCTTgcttatataaaaatataaatttcagttgtttcagTTATCACTGTTGTCTTGTCAGAGACAACTGAATTTGCATAGCTGTAGTTTCTATCTTGTATAGTATCTTGACAAATTTATTACAGAATAGATGTACACTCATAGAGATGgctgtttctgtttccttcagtaTGGGTCTGCCTTTTCAGCATAACCATGCAGGTTAGTTTTCAGTTGAATTAGTCCCTGATTCAGGTCATGTTGCTGCCGTGTGAACAACACAACTGACAAGAAGGAAAGTTAATGAGTGGAAGAGGGAAGGGCTGGAAAAATGTGGGTTAGTTTCTTGTAATTTGAATTGTTGATCCttagattattttaaacttgCTTTTATATAATCAAGTTATAACTTTCAAGTATGAAATCATTAGCACAGTTATGCAGATAGCTTCATTTGGTAGATGTATAATGACATTCTTAATTACATATGTAAGAATtacataggtttttttttttttttttgcatttagtttaattaaaaagaacacaGGTATTAGCAAGACCTAACAATCATCTGGCTTACAAGTGTAATTATTTTACCTTTCATCTTGGGACCAAAAAAGACACCAAAGAGAAGTTAATACATTTCAGTATTCTTAAATATATGATAACATAATGAATAACTAATATATAACGAATGTTTATGTTATACTAATACAAACTAAATCTGATCCATAAAAGGTTGATGTCTTGATTTCTAGAATGTATTTGAATAAGTAGATGAGGGATTATGAaaagaggttgttttttttatttcaatatctgttttccttttaatctttgAAACGAATAAGTGTGTACTTGGCAAATTTTGCCAAGAGACTTCAAATGGTTTTAACAGGAGATTTGAGTTTTCAGGTCATAGCTGTAAAGTtagagaaatgttatttttgttactaCTTCTTAAACTAGTTAGACATTTAACAAGAGATCAGTCCTTTCAACATAACTTAATTAGACTCTCTTTTGCAAGTTAATAGCCAGGTAGTTATTCCCATAGTAGACAAGGCCACATTGTTAACATTAAAAAGGAACTTTTCAAAGTGTCTACATTATTGACCAGGGAAATCAACTGTTCCAGCTCATTTTTCTACCACAGAGgcactttgttttctgtggacAGCAGTTGCAACAATTTGGTCTGCTCAATAAAAGTTTTGtagttaaaatacatttatagtTATCCATTCCCTACTgtattccagatttttttttttactgaattttaaatctgGTCCTACAACCATTCAGAGCAGCAAGCAATGCAGTGTTTTGAAGTTCCACAAAAACAACTCAATGTTGAAGTGCGAAAGAAATAGGACAACTTAAAAAGGGAGGATGAAGTTATTGGCATGTGGATTGGTAGCTGAAAGGTGTATTACTTTGGTGGGTTTTTGTAAACATTAAGAATCCCAAAAGGATCATAAATCAAACCTGTCTTACTTCTCTGCAGAAGGAATGGTTGGGATTATAACAAAGTAAATAGAAAGCAGGAGGTGCAGATTCAGAGCTAGAAAACAGGAAGTGAAATTGGAAGAACAATGGCCTCATGACTTGTAGAGTAATGCATCCACCAAAGCTGTAAAGTTGAGAAAGCAAAGATAATATTGGTGCTTTATCACAGTTGTCCCAAGAATAAAGCACTATTTAATCTTCCCTTCACGAGCAGAAAAGCAAGGAGGAGTGGTCTGACATTAAGGATCATAGCATATCAGCTAttactacattttcttttttcttcaagaaggTAGAAAATATTCCTAACAGGTTCTGAATAGTGTTGGGAGATAAACGAGGTGGGATAGGCAATATATGTGTGTGAATCTCTTTGTTTTAGATGTAAAGGATAAGCAGAGTGGGTGTGTAAGCAAAGATGGTAATTAGTCACAATCCATGACAAGAGAGATGACATAGTAATTGCAGCATTTTGCCCTGTCATTGAAGCTTGTAATTATTAGTGCAGCTAACAGGATTATGTTCTAGCTTTGGCTGTTTTTATCACCTCTGTTATCCTAAAATGTAATGGTAAAGTTCCACAGTCCTCCCAGGACTAATTCTTCAAAGCATCAGAAGCATCACAGTTGActgtttttgtcttgtttttgttttgctttttcgTTTGGTAATTTGACAAGCAGACGTATTTATCATTACACAgaataaatacacttttaaaaaatatgagaTTGATGCGATACTGATATATTCCATCCCCTCTGcctatatattttaaaatatttttagaaaatgaaatgctgactTTCTGTTAGAATTCATCAATCAGACTGGAGTCTAATATTTTTTTAGCCACTTCTGCAGTATGTATAAATTACTTTGCACCTGCAGAGCACGCTGTATTGTGTAGGTGAGCTGAAAAGATAAATGTGTATTAGTTTTGTTTGAATATTCAAATCAGATGCTTTTACTTTACGTCTTGCTAAAAGCTGACCAGAAACTGCCCAACAGTATTCCCCTAAAGGTGAGTAGAAGCTATGGTAGACTGGGATTCATTTAACTTCCTCTGTGGCAGGCATAGAGTGAGTAGTATATTATTTTGTGTGGTAACATACCATAGTATTGGCCATTGGGCTACCTCTGCATGCTGACACATGCTAAAAAAAGCTATCTATCTACGCTGTAGCTTTAATGTAATGTGTAATGCAGAGGTCCTCTGCCACTGTTGTTCTGAATAATCACACTGAGCAGGAAATGTACTGGAGgcaaaattatattttgctttatttttttggcCACCGTTCTGAATTTGGTTCCTGTGAACAATCTTGGCAACGtgttcactgctgctgctgtgcgaTCATCTAATTTAACTCTTCATACTAAGTGGTCATTTTTCCACTGCATGAACATGAGCTATTCCAgttcttcagtgaagaaattgcTATAATTCAGTTTCATAACCAGTGTAATCCCAGTGGGAGGATTTCTCCTCCTCACACCTTTTCTTGCTTAAAGGATTAAAATACATAGCTGAGGTTGTGATAATGTTCCTCAGTACCTTCTTGCAGGTTTTCCAGCAAATTGTACCATGTACTATGGTTTgactaaaagcaaaattttttcTGAGTTAAACACTGTGATGTTGAAGAAAGTGTCTCTGCTTCATGATGTTTTGCATTCCTACCTGCAGAGTAGAGTtttggatattaaaaaaaaaacaaaaaacatgttGCGTTTTCGCTAATAAACATCCTTTTCATTGCTGTACGATGTCGAAGCACAGTAATATGTAGAGAAACAATTAGAAAATGATATCACTGGATTTACATCTTCAAAGAATGATAGTTAAAGTTGTGCTTctcttccacagaaaaaaaacaaagctgatgcAGCTTATCCATATGTGGAACAATCATGACAATTATGTGAAAGTTGGTCTTCTGTGATCACTCTGCTTAAAAAGATAGTTGGCttcatgaataaaatatttactaatgAACTTATTTGGTACCTTAATAATTGAAGATGGCTATGCTGAGCTTCTTTAATAAACCCATTATATAGGACCTAGAGAACTAGAGTATATTTCCTTTAGATTTTATTGGCAGTTAAGTTTATTATGATATAGAACTGTAGATGCCATTGAATCTTTTTGTGGGCACCTGTGGCTCAGAGTTTAACTTGCTCTGTTTGAATGAAAGAGAGGTCAGGTCCAAATAAATCAACTAAAGCATAGAACTGCCTTAATTTGAGAGATGTAGTTGAGCTTGAAagatagaaatagaaaagtggAAATGAATATACTGATGACTGTCATTACCTGAAAATACTTCTCCAAGATGCTGCGGGGTACATTCCTCCTACAGTAACTAGAAACTTGTTAAGTTCTTTGGTGAATGAATTTTCTGCTCGTTTGTATTTTCCTGAGGTCAGCATAAGCCattagcacagaaaaacatctttgctgtcttttgaTCTTTTGGGGCTCGATATGAATTTCATAATCAGTCTACATTGTGCTTCTCTTtggaaaatctgctttttaagAATTCACGTGTAAATTTAAAATTGTGAGTATAGCATTCCCAGACTTTCAGCCATTATAGTTCTACCTCTGCCCACCCTTTTGTCTCGCAGACTGATTCACTAGCAAACTAATTTTAAGTAACCTGAACACACCTGCTTCTTCAGTTAGGTGATAGATAGCCTACACTGGGATGCCAACCATAGAAAATCTCTGGGCTTCAGCATTCTACAATGGCATATTTTAAAGATAGAAAGTCACTTATTATCTTCTGGCagttaatttaaattttgtgtGAATCCTGATTTGACACCTGTTGACTTTGTAGATCAAATCGAAAGCCTACCACAGGATGGACTGTTGCCAAAGCAAGTGGAGTGTGGGGAAGCTAAAGCCAACAGTGATGACACACCTGtcattaaaatatcagaaatcaGATTTATTATTCCTCTTTGCTATATTTGTGCAAACATGCTGATTTCAGTGCTTGACTGAGAAGAATCTGTCACGGTGATCAGAGGAAATACTTTGCAAAGACTATCTCATCCTCTTCACTCTACCATGATACTGAAGATCAGTaattcaacaaagcaaagaaatgcagataATTGTAAATATCTTGCAGACTGAACAGAAGTAATtcatatgtgtatgtatgtccTAAAttcttaagggaaaaaaaaaaccaacagttgAAGCACAGCATTCTCAAGTCACAAAGTTGCAAAAGTTTGCAGATGTTAGCTAGACCTGAAGTagtttcatctttcatttcttgcaaAATATCTTGAATATCAAAACACTGTTACAATCCTATAGGACTTCACAGTAAGCATGAGCCAGATTTAAGAACTTGGAGACCTTacaactgtttattttaaaaccttaaaaaaattaagataatgATCAAATTTAATGTGATGAGTGAAGCATTACTTAAAATCATTTACTAAACAGAAGATAATAGTCTGATTTATCTCATTTAGCTTTAATGAGAACTATGACAAATTAGTATTGAATTTTACTcctgatttattatttcattttttaattccatttccATTGTCATGTGCctcaagatctttttttccacatccaGATGAGGAAAGGATAGAGAGAGTCTGTGGAAAACTTTCCaacttttgctgttttaatgCCTGGGAATAAGAACTGAGGCAGAAGGCCTCAGAAGGCACGTGTCTACAAAGACACACGCGTCATGGAGAATCCCTTTTGCTTATGACCAGTCAGCAGATGGATATTTCAATGAATAGATTCTCCTGACCTCGCTACTGATGGAGGTGAAAAGCTGAATATTAATCATATAAATCACTACCACCCACATCACTGTGTTAGGTAAAGCGTATATAAGGTTTACTAGGCATAATAAGAGCAAATTCAGAGCTGTGGTGTCTaataacatgaagaaaaaagaagtttactATTTTAAGACAATTTCCAATTCTGTACGTTACATGAAGGATATTTACACATTGCCAAGTGGTTCGGAGTTAAGTGTTATAAtggttcttttttctcttctattagGTATCCAAGGCTGCAGCAGACTTATTGGCATACTGTGACGCTCATATTGGAGAAGATCCCCTTATTATTCCAGTGCCTGCATCTGAAAATCCCTTCAGGGAGAAGAAACTCTTTTGCACTATCCTTTGAGTCggttttcaattaaaaatatgttaaaatttGGTATCAGTGATGCATGCTTTTGGATTTAGCGTATTTTCCTCAGATATCAATATTTAACCTAGAATGACAGTGTTTTTAGAAGGTACTGCATTTTCtggtaataaataaataaaataaaaataaaaaaaaacccaaaacccaAGGTAATCCTTATTTTTCAGACCAATGCAcaagtttcatttcagttttcataaaGATTCCTTGGTTCTTAATGAAAGCATCGAGTACCATATCAAGTTGTAGATATCTTTGCCAGTCATAGATTTTTCTGAGACCCAAATGAGTCATACGGACTCTGAAGCTATTTTtaacattcttattttctttgggaGGTGAATTTAATTCATTTGCCTTTACAAATTTTTATCTAAAAAGAGTAGTGTGACCTTTCCACAAGTAGTactattaaggaaaaaatgccaGTGATCTACAATGTCTTATACAGCAAGtgatgtttataaatatgttttgtgAAGACTGTAATGAACTTGACTACAAAAACAATCTCAGTAAGGAAGTATTGTAACTACAAGTAAAATGAAGATGTATAGTTACATGCTAGGACTGCATCAATAAAACTCTGGGGAAGCACGGCTTCTTGCATCTAATTTTGAATGACGatgat
The sequence above is drawn from the Numida meleagris isolate 19003 breed g44 Domestic line chromosome 3, NumMel1.0, whole genome shotgun sequence genome and encodes:
- the GNG4 gene encoding guanine nucleotide-binding protein G(I)/G(S)/G(O) subunit gamma-4 isoform X1, which translates into the protein MENKMKELTSNSTTNISQARKAVEQLKMEAYMDRMKVSKAAADLLAYCDAHIGEDPLIIPVPASENPFREKKLFCTIL
- the GNG4 gene encoding guanine nucleotide-binding protein G(I)/G(S)/G(O) subunit gamma-4 isoform X2, with product MKELTSNSTTNISQARKAVEQLKMEAYMDRMKVSKAAADLLAYCDAHIGEDPLIIPVPASENPFREKKLFCTIL